CAGGGTGACGTTGTCTGGCACGCCGTCGAGGGTGACGGTGTCGCCGCAATTGTCGACCGTCGTTGCTGCTGTGTCGTCGGCCTGCGTGCACGATGCCAGGAGCAGGGATGTCGCCAGGACGATCGATGCGGTCGACAGGGTGGTGGCTGTATTGCGTGTCATGCGGAGGCTCCCTGGTGCATGCGGTGGACGAGCAGGAGGAGGAACGGGGCACCGACGATGGCGGTGATGATGCCGACGGGGATTTCCTGCGGGGCGAGCAGTGTGCGTGAGCCGATGTCGGCCCAGCACAGCAGGATCGCGCCGAGCACGGCGGCGACAGGGACGACGGAGCGGTGTGCACTGCCGACGAGTCTCCGGGCAAGGTGGGGGACGACGAGGCCGACGAATCCGATGGATCCGGCCATCGCCACGACCGTGCCGACGAGCAGGCACGACAGAATCAGGAGAAGGCCGCGCAGACGATCCGGGTGAATGCCCAGGGTCAGGGCGGTGTCGTCCCCGGCGGCCAGGGCGTCCATCCGCGGGGCGATGACGAGGAGTACTGCTGTGACGAGCAGGACGATGCTGACTACGGCGGCCAACGGGCCGGACCAGGACGCCAGCCCCAGAGATCCCAGCAGCCAGAACATCACCGACCGGGAGGATTCCGCCGAGTCGGAGGCGAAGATCATGAAGCTGGTCACCGCGGACAGGGCGTAGCCCACGGCGATGCCGGCCATGATCAGGCGGGTGGCGGTGATGCGCCCTGCGGAGCGGGCGACGCCGAAGACGATGAGGGAGGCTACGGTGGCGCCGAGGAAGGCGCTGGTCTGCAGTGCGTAGTCGCCGAAGCCGGCGCCGACACCGGTGAGGATCGCGGCGGCGGCCCCGACCGAGGCGCCGGAGTTCACGCCGAGGACGTAGGGGTCGGCGAGGATGTTGCGGACGGTGGCCTGCAGGATGACGCCGGCGACGGCGAGGCCTGCGCCGACCGTGGCGGCGAGGACGGCGCGGGGCATCCGGATTGTCCAGATCACCGCGTCGTGGCGGGAGAGGTCGGTGCCGTCCGGTATGTCGAGGGCGGTGCCGAACAGATGGTGGGAGAGGATGCGGGTTGAATCGAGCGGGGAAATGGAGACCGGGCCAACCCCGACGGCCAGCACCACGGTCACGAGAAGAATGACGGAGAGGGCTGCCATCCAGAGGATCGTCCGGCGCCGTGCTGCGTGATGCCCGAGTATGTCCCGCTCTACGGAGCCGGGTACTGGCACGGTGGGTTCGGCTCTGAGGGTCACAGCTCATTACGGTAGTGCGATGGAGGGGTATTCGCACGTTCAAAGGAATGTTTGAATGAAGGTTTTACGTCGTGGAAATGTCCGGGGTGATGTTCGCCTGCAGCGCCGGGGCATAGGTGGCGACGACGTCATCAACATCCGTGCTTGCCAACGGCTCGACCCGTGCGATATACCGCAGCATGGCGAGGCCGACCAGCTGGCTTATCACGAGTGAGGCCCTCAGGTGGGCGTCCTTACCGTCCAGGCGCTCAGCGATCCTGCCGGTCACGATGTTCTGGGCGAGGCTGAGCATCGGGGCATTCTCCAGACTGCCGTCGAATGTGCTCCGGACAGCGGTGGTGAACACGTCGCGGTGTGGATCCCAGGACCCGCAGAACGTCCGGACGAGCCGCGCTCCGAGCCCCTCCAGCGGCCCGTCCAGGACCCCTGCGATTCTCTCGAGCGGGTTGAACGGCAGTTCCATGGTCGCCACCAGCAACTGGGCCTTGTCGCCGAAATGATGGTTGATCAGGCTCGGATCGACCCCCGCTGCGCCGGCGATGGAGCGTACGGATGCTCCGCGGAAGCCACGCTCGGCGA
The genomic region above belongs to Corynebacterium glyciniphilum AJ 3170 and contains:
- a CDS encoding FecCD family ABC transporter permease; its protein translation is MAALSVILLVTVVLAVGVGPVSISPLDSTRILSHHLFGTALDIPDGTDLSRHDAVIWTIRMPRAVLAATVGAGLAVAGVILQATVRNILADPYVLGVNSGASVGAAAAILTGVGAGFGDYALQTSAFLGATVASLIVFGVARSAGRITATRLIMAGIAVGYALSAVTSFMIFASDSAESSRSVMFWLLGSLGLASWSGPLAAVVSIVLLVTAVLLVIAPRMDALAAGDDTALTLGIHPDRLRGLLLILSCLLVGTVVAMAGSIGFVGLVVPHLARRLVGSAHRSVVPVAAVLGAILLCWADIGSRTLLAPQEIPVGIITAIVGAPFLLLLVHRMHQGASA
- a CDS encoding TetR/AcrR family transcriptional regulator — encoded protein: MSPERSGRGRGRPRGGDAAQTRQTIIDVARAQFAERGFRGASVRSIAGAAGVDPSLINHHFGDKAQLLVATMELPFNPLERIAGVLDGPLEGLGARLVRTFCGSWDPHRDVFTTAVRSTFDGSLENAPMLSLAQNIVTGRIAERLDGKDAHLRASLVISQLVGLAMLRYIARVEPLASTDVDDVVATYAPALQANITPDISTT